Below is a genomic region from Desulfovibrio ferrophilus.
GTGAATTGATAGGGGTATCGTAGCCGTCTTTAACCATATATATGACGGGCAAATCTACGTTTGGCGGGAACTGAAACCGGGTAAAATGCGAATCGTCAAAGATACGAAGGGGATTCAAGGACGCATCACCCTTTGACGTAGTGTAATTGAAGTTGAGTTTCGCCATGTCAACGTCCGGCAGGGAGTGCAAATATTCACCTTCCAGCTTGTCGGATTGTAGCTTTGGCGGATTATCCTTTTTGCACTCGTCACAGCCCAAGCCTTCCGGTTCGTCCTCTTCCATGTCCTCGTATGGGATCGGGATGGGCTCATTGGAAACAAACGATTCATCTACAATGCGTGTGGTAAGGTTTGGAATGTACGTCGATTTTACGGTATCGCAGCGTAAATAGAAGGTATAGACACGCCCGCTTTTACCGAAAACGACAAGGCTAGTGTCTCCACCGGGATATTTGGCAGACAAGGTAAAGGCGTGCTTATTGTTGCGCAATGGGATAAAAGAAAAAACGCTTTCATCGCCCAAGATGAAATCCGCCACTTCCTCGCCCCTGGGGAGCTCGACAACGGAAGCCATGAATTCACGCAAACGAATTTTATAAGTTACTCCCGCATCATAACGCCATTCTTTGATAGGGCTGCGGGGGTCTGCTGCGTCGAATGCTTTTTGGATTGCGTTTAGGTTTACGTCTTGGGACATGGCCCGATCCGTGGCGGGAGTAATTTTCTTGCCACTAGACAAATTCAAGATTTCAGCCTGAACCGGGACGGCTATAGATAAAACAAAAAGGATTATAAATATTTTTTTCATTTCGTCTTTCTCTTAGAGAAGTTGTAGTCGGTGACAACAAAACCGGCGAAGTTTAAAAGCCCTTCCTCCTTCGTCAATTCTTGTTCAACAAAGGTGTAGCGCATGTTTGCAACCCATGACTGTTTGATTGGGGGGTCGTTTGGTTTATCATCGAACGTATCAATGGTTTGAAATT
It encodes:
- a CDS encoding TrbG/VirB9 family P-type conjugative transfer protein; its protein translation is MKKIFIILFVLSIAVPVQAEILNLSSGKKITPATDRAMSQDVNLNAIQKAFDAADPRSPIKEWRYDAGVTYKIRLREFMASVVELPRGEEVADFILGDESVFSFIPLRNNKHAFTLSAKYPGGDTSLVVFGKSGRVYTFYLRCDTVKSTYIPNLTTRIVDESFVSNEPIPIPYEDMEEDEPEGLGCDECKKDNPPKLQSDKLEGEYLHSLPDVDMAKLNFNYTTSKGDASLNPLRIFDDSHFTRFQFPPNVDLPVIYMVKDGYDTPINSRVEVTYAPGSDTKVLYRTIVAEAINPTGKWTIRSGEIYLCVRKTDG